A window from Streptomyces subrutilus encodes these proteins:
- a CDS encoding diacylglycerol kinase family protein, which yields MTKESGAAARRARLVLLVPAQAALMVLLGLLVTGLPPDRWPLSADDRITRAFAAHRGPFADGVTHWLSAVASTEGVVGVTLVAVVALLVLPRAPRWTEAVFLGASVAAQSAVFLTVTLCVERPRPDVPHLDAAPPTSSFPSGHVGASLALYGGLATLALTRMRGPWRYVTATLLLLVPPAVGLSRVYRGMHHPTDVAGGLLNGTLTLLVMAWVFLSARTPATPTVTGSATAPAAAPGSAAVPAARGTGRRAVVVRHPHSCGDELARRVRAALHDRGYTDQHWTETSAERPCGALAEECAASETALVVVCGGDGTVRACADVAVATGHPLVLVPCGTGNLLARNLGLPTDPATALDAALDGAEFRIDAGRVSGDGLAPTRFTVMTGAGFDAAMVRDASPGLKARVGWAAYALSASRHLGDPRMRLSVSVDGGRPRRRRARMVVVGNVGALQGGLELLPGARPDSGRLEVVLFDPRGATGWLAAAGHLAARTVRGRTPAAQAPGAATGRTGGTGPAGGREARGSLEYFSGTRIDIRFAGAQPREVDGDTFPEGTRLTAEAEPGALRVRLPRAPGTGERLPATGSTDTRLAPHH from the coding sequence ATGACGAAGGAAAGCGGCGCCGCCGCGAGACGCGCCCGGCTCGTGCTGCTCGTGCCGGCCCAGGCCGCGCTGATGGTCCTGCTGGGCCTGTTGGTGACCGGGCTGCCCCCGGACCGTTGGCCGCTCTCGGCGGACGACCGGATCACCCGCGCCTTCGCCGCGCACCGCGGCCCCTTCGCGGACGGGGTGACGCACTGGCTGTCGGCCGTCGCCAGCACCGAAGGAGTCGTCGGCGTCACCCTGGTCGCCGTCGTCGCGCTGCTGGTGCTCCCGCGCGCGCCGCGCTGGACCGAAGCGGTGTTCCTGGGAGCCTCGGTGGCCGCACAGTCGGCCGTCTTCCTCACGGTCACGCTGTGCGTCGAACGGCCCCGCCCCGACGTGCCCCACCTGGACGCGGCGCCCCCGACGTCGAGCTTCCCCTCCGGACACGTCGGTGCGTCCCTCGCCCTGTACGGGGGCCTCGCCACCCTCGCGCTGACCCGCATGCGCGGCCCCTGGCGGTACGTCACGGCGACCCTGCTGCTGCTCGTTCCGCCCGCCGTCGGACTGTCCCGGGTGTACCGGGGGATGCACCACCCGACCGATGTGGCGGGCGGCCTGCTCAACGGCACGCTGACCCTCCTGGTCATGGCCTGGGTGTTCCTGTCCGCCCGCACCCCGGCGACCCCGACCGTCACCGGCTCGGCCACCGCTCCGGCCGCCGCACCCGGCTCCGCCGCCGTGCCGGCCGCCCGGGGCACGGGACGCCGGGCCGTCGTGGTCCGCCACCCGCACAGCTGCGGCGACGAACTGGCCCGACGGGTCCGCGCCGCCCTCCACGACCGGGGCTACACCGACCAGCACTGGACCGAAACCTCCGCCGAACGGCCCTGCGGGGCCCTCGCCGAGGAATGCGCCGCGTCCGAGACCGCCCTGGTCGTGGTCTGCGGCGGGGACGGCACGGTCCGCGCCTGCGCCGACGTCGCGGTCGCCACCGGCCACCCCCTGGTCCTCGTACCGTGCGGCACCGGCAACCTCCTCGCCCGCAACCTGGGCCTGCCCACCGACCCCGCCACCGCCCTGGACGCGGCCCTCGACGGCGCCGAGTTCCGGATCGACGCGGGACGGGTGTCGGGCGACGGCCTCGCCCCGACCCGGTTCACCGTGATGACGGGCGCTGGCTTCGACGCCGCCATGGTCCGCGACGCCTCGCCCGGACTGAAGGCGCGCGTCGGCTGGGCCGCATACGCCCTCTCCGCCTCCCGGCACCTCGGGGACCCGCGCATGCGGCTGTCCGTCAGCGTCGACGGGGGCCGCCCGCGCCGCCGCCGGGCGCGCATGGTCGTCGTCGGCAACGTCGGCGCCCTCCAGGGCGGCCTGGAGCTCCTGCCGGGGGCCCGGCCCGACAGCGGACGCCTGGAGGTCGTGCTCTTCGACCCCCGCGGCGCCACCGGCTGGCTCGCCGCCGCCGGCCACCTGGCGGCGCGCACCGTCCGCGGCCGCACCCCGGCCGCGCAGGCGCCGGGAGCGGCGACCGGACGCACCGGCGGCACCGGACCGGCGGGCGGGCGGGAGGCCCGCGGCTCCCTGGAGTACTTCAGCGGCACCCGGATCGACATCCGGTTCGCCGGAGCACAGCCCCGCGAGGTCGACGGCGACACGTTCCCCGAGGGCACCCGGCTGACCGCCGAAGCGGAACCGGGCGCCCTGCGGGTGCGGCTGCCCCGGGCCCCCGGAACCGGCGAACGGCTGCCCGCCACCGGGAGCACCGACACGCGCCTCGCCCCGCACCACTGA
- a CDS encoding YihY/virulence factor BrkB family protein, with amino-acid sequence MGTATRVPQRRDVRGEELSGDEAWAALRRYGGWSLARDSFVRFRYADGFSHSRALALQTVLSIVPLAIAAIGLSSVLHTEDIGRVAELTISRLTTGPSQEMVDEALRESRRNAGDGGQAALWLGLLFSLVNVTTSLCQVERGANRIYGNERDRPFLYKYARGLAMAALAGLPLGLSFVLTVLGSDLTRAFAEVYQLAPATTRAWEILRWPVGILLAVLATSAIFRLSPRRDQPGYTWLAFGAVVYLVLWLLATWGLSLYVGASSSFTSVYGPLSAIMSLLLWSYLTSLALFLGLSFAAQLEAVRAAVKQPVTRDPGV; translated from the coding sequence ATGGGCACCGCCACTCGGGTACCTCAACGCCGCGACGTACGGGGCGAAGAACTCTCCGGCGACGAAGCGTGGGCCGCCCTGCGCCGTTACGGGGGCTGGAGCCTGGCCCGCGACTCCTTCGTGCGCTTCCGCTACGCGGACGGGTTCAGCCACTCCCGCGCCCTCGCGCTGCAGACCGTCCTGTCCATCGTCCCGCTGGCCATCGCCGCGATAGGCCTGTCCAGCGTCCTGCACACCGAGGACATAGGCCGCGTCGCCGAGCTCACCATCAGCCGGCTCACCACCGGCCCCAGCCAGGAGATGGTCGACGAGGCGCTGCGCGAGAGCCGGCGCAACGCGGGCGACGGCGGCCAGGCGGCCCTCTGGCTCGGCCTGCTCTTCTCCCTCGTCAACGTCACCACCAGCCTGTGCCAGGTCGAACGCGGCGCCAACCGCATCTACGGCAACGAACGCGACCGGCCCTTCCTGTACAAGTACGCGCGCGGACTGGCCATGGCGGCGCTGGCCGGACTCCCGCTCGGCCTCAGCTTCGTCCTCACCGTCCTCGGCTCCGACCTCACCCGCGCCTTCGCCGAGGTCTACCAGCTCGCCCCCGCCACCACCCGCGCCTGGGAGATCCTGCGCTGGCCGGTCGGCATCCTGCTGGCCGTGCTGGCCACGAGCGCGATCTTCCGCCTCTCCCCGCGCCGCGACCAACCCGGCTACACCTGGCTCGCCTTCGGCGCCGTCGTCTACCTGGTGCTGTGGCTCCTGGCCACCTGGGGGCTGAGCCTGTACGTCGGCGCGAGCAGCTCCTTCACCAGCGTCTACGGACCCCTCAGCGCGATCATGTCCCTGCTGCTGTGGTCCTACCTCACCTCGCTGGCCCTCTTCCTCGGCCTCTCGTTCGCCGCCCAGCTCGAAGCCGTACGCGCCGCCGTCAAGCAACCGGTGACCCGCGACCCCGGCGTCTGA
- a CDS encoding phosphatase PAP2 family protein, with protein MAQRTTRTRRPASRESGTPPEPRTPAGPPRPGGPRTPRRLRAFLSRHSGPDAHFGVRLALTVTATAVVTVPFVLALVLVESRWAPLYRLDRDTAESLHRAALENPGRVRLLDLLTGVVWDPVTLRLLVAAVVVWLLTRRAWRLAAWAAVTATAGGLIGLLAKTAVERARPHLPDPVAHAPGYSFPSGHAMTATTTCAILLLILLPLVPRAWRALPWALAVVTVLGVSYTRVALGVHWVSDVVGGWLLGIGVVTATTLVFEAWRADIGRRRTAAGEGLEPEIRTAHPEPPLDTSTRPDPTTPDRPTTPDGADPAAGTGAGPGAR; from the coding sequence ATGGCACAGCGCACCACCCGAACCCGCCGCCCCGCATCCCGCGAGTCGGGGACACCACCGGAACCCCGAACCCCCGCGGGGCCCCCGCGGCCCGGCGGACCGCGGACCCCGCGCCGACTGCGCGCGTTCCTCTCCCGGCACTCCGGGCCCGACGCGCACTTCGGCGTGCGGCTCGCCCTGACGGTGACGGCCACGGCCGTGGTGACCGTGCCCTTCGTGCTCGCGCTGGTGCTCGTCGAATCCCGGTGGGCGCCGCTGTACCGCCTCGACCGGGACACCGCGGAGAGCCTGCACCGCGCCGCCCTGGAGAACCCGGGCCGGGTGCGCCTGCTGGACTTGCTCACCGGCGTGGTGTGGGACCCGGTGACGCTGCGGCTGCTGGTCGCCGCGGTGGTGGTCTGGCTGCTGACGCGGCGCGCCTGGCGCCTGGCGGCCTGGGCGGCCGTCACGGCGACGGCCGGCGGCCTCATCGGACTGCTGGCCAAGACCGCCGTCGAACGGGCCCGCCCCCACCTGCCCGACCCGGTCGCCCACGCACCCGGCTACTCCTTCCCCTCCGGGCACGCCATGACGGCCACCACCACCTGCGCGATCCTGCTGCTGATCCTGCTCCCGCTCGTGCCCCGGGCCTGGCGGGCGCTGCCGTGGGCGCTCGCCGTGGTCACGGTGCTGGGCGTCAGCTACACCCGGGTCGCGCTCGGCGTCCACTGGGTGAGCGACGTCGTCGGCGGCTGGCTGCTGGGCATCGGCGTGGTCACCGCGACCACCCTCGTCTTCGAGGCCTGGCGGGCCGACATCGGCCGCCGCCGCACGGCCGCCGGCGAGGGCCTCGAACCGGAGATCCGCACGGCCCACCCCGAACCCCCGCTCGACACCTCCACCCGCCCGGACCCCACCACCCCGGACCGGCCCACCACCCCGGACGGCGCCGACCCGGCCGCCGGCACCGGCGCCGGACCGGGGGCGCGCTAG
- a CDS encoding AfsR/SARP family transcriptional regulator: MSAPAGTPYFSLLGPVQAWQDQAPLALGPPQQRLLLALLLVRRPGVVELDELIDGMWGEDVPRTAVGTVRSYVYRLRRVLGPCLTTQGRGYGLDVPDGAVDLAVFESEVGLARARIAAGDLGSGAELLESALRRWRGAPLAGLPGPFARIQRERLAELRLSVQLERLELDLLRGRHDRVVPELALLCAEHPHHERLRSLRSTALERAGRPGEARAVGAGPAAAGAGPSAVPDAPVPGAAPPGTDPPGAAGPSTGTPSAKAPSTGASLPAPAPVGAPGFARPSTGAPAFVTVAVPVPALPTPAQLPYTTSDFTGRRDATEDLLRALRPDGAETVVISAVGGIGGVGKTALALHAAHRLREHFSDGQLYANLRGVREDPARPESVLASFLRALGVVDSAIPEQVEERAALYRSRLAGRRVLLVLDDARDIAQIEPLLPGSSACAVLVTSRSTLPELPAALRIRLDVLSPADAVTLLGRIIGEARVAAEPDRALAVAELCGWLPLALRIAGSRLATRPGWSLAAFLDLLEGRRSPFSATAGGEDGVEACFLLSYELLGADEARLFRLLALPDQEDAEVADAAALTGLPRAQAEECLERMTGLGLLESPAPGRYRFHDLLRAFARARSAQEDGPGEQAAALVRLCDHFLASARNAYAVERPGHPVAGLLTPTVSAGTVASEPGQGHRLFTAQHQSVLAVAVQTVRADPASVGLVADLVLALDPVLDSSFLWGAMTQPARLMLAVARERGQTRAAGRLGYMLGGALYQLTQLDEAERVLDAAERDARGARDTAVLTEIHNCQGLVWYSRGVYDRSLELSLLAVETGERCGNAWGSGNARTCRAVALAAAGRLEEAAECGRVSMASARAASDPARLMYSLYALGGIARLQGRPDEAIAGLREATELAVRHGYSTFEVFNLVEETFCHLVAGRPRDAVATGERLLELADRKGWLFAQGRALRLIGTALADLGERGPARERLTRAIALLEPLRPTEASEARAVLDAL; the protein is encoded by the coding sequence TTGAGCGCGCCTGCCGGCACACCGTACTTCTCGCTCCTGGGGCCGGTGCAGGCCTGGCAGGACCAGGCTCCACTGGCGCTCGGGCCTCCGCAGCAGCGGCTGCTGCTGGCCCTGCTCCTGGTGCGGCGCCCGGGCGTCGTCGAGCTGGACGAGCTGATCGACGGGATGTGGGGCGAGGACGTACCCCGGACCGCGGTGGGCACGGTCCGCTCGTACGTGTACCGGCTGCGCCGGGTGCTGGGGCCGTGCCTGACCACGCAGGGGCGGGGCTACGGGCTCGACGTGCCGGACGGTGCGGTGGACCTGGCCGTCTTCGAGTCCGAGGTGGGCCTGGCCCGTGCCCGGATCGCGGCCGGGGACCTCGGCAGCGGGGCCGAACTCCTGGAGAGCGCCCTGCGGCGGTGGCGGGGGGCGCCGTTGGCCGGGCTGCCGGGGCCGTTCGCCCGCATCCAGCGCGAGCGGCTGGCCGAGCTCAGGCTGTCCGTCCAACTGGAGCGGCTGGAGCTGGACCTGCTGCGGGGGCGGCACGACCGGGTGGTGCCGGAGCTGGCCCTGCTCTGCGCGGAGCACCCGCACCACGAACGGCTGCGCAGCCTGCGCTCCACCGCCCTGGAGCGGGCCGGCCGGCCGGGCGAGGCCCGGGCGGTGGGCGCCGGCCCGGCGGCGGCGGGGGCCGGCCCGAGTGCCGTGCCGGACGCACCGGTACCGGGTGCCGCCCCGCCCGGCACGGACCCACCCGGAGCCGCCGGGCCTTCGACCGGGACGCCTTCGGCCAAGGCGCCCTCGACCGGAGCGTCCCTACCGGCGCCGGCCCCGGTCGGCGCACCGGGTTTCGCGCGGCCGTCGACCGGAGCGCCCGCGTTCGTGACGGTCGCGGTGCCCGTACCCGCACTGCCCACGCCCGCGCAACTCCCCTACACCACGAGCGATTTCACCGGCCGCCGCGACGCCACCGAGGACCTGCTGCGGGCCCTGCGGCCCGACGGGGCCGAGACCGTGGTCATCTCCGCCGTCGGCGGGATCGGCGGCGTCGGCAAGACGGCGCTCGCCCTCCATGCCGCGCACCGGCTGCGCGAGCACTTCTCCGACGGGCAGCTCTACGCCAACCTCCGGGGCGTACGGGAGGATCCGGCCCGCCCGGAGAGCGTGCTCGCCTCGTTCCTGCGTGCCCTGGGCGTGGTCGACTCCGCCATTCCGGAGCAGGTGGAGGAGCGGGCCGCGCTGTACCGCTCCCGGCTGGCGGGCCGGCGCGTGCTGCTGGTCCTGGACGACGCCCGGGACATCGCGCAGATCGAGCCGCTGCTGCCCGGCTCCTCCGCCTGCGCCGTCCTGGTCACCAGCCGCAGCACCCTGCCCGAGCTGCCCGCGGCGCTGCGCATCCGGCTCGACGTGCTGTCGCCCGCCGACGCGGTGACCCTGCTCGGGCGGATCATCGGAGAGGCGCGGGTCGCGGCCGAGCCCGACCGGGCGCTGGCCGTCGCCGAGTTGTGCGGCTGGCTGCCGCTGGCGCTGCGGATCGCCGGCTCGCGGCTGGCCACCCGGCCGGGCTGGTCCCTCGCCGCCTTCCTCGACCTGCTGGAGGGCCGGCGCTCGCCCTTCTCGGCCACGGCGGGCGGGGAGGACGGGGTGGAGGCCTGCTTCCTGCTGAGTTACGAGCTGCTGGGCGCCGACGAGGCCCGGCTGTTCCGGCTGCTGGCCCTGCCGGACCAGGAGGACGCGGAGGTCGCGGACGCGGCCGCGCTGACCGGTCTGCCGCGGGCGCAGGCGGAGGAGTGCCTGGAGCGCATGACGGGGCTCGGGCTGCTGGAGTCGCCCGCTCCGGGCCGCTACCGCTTCCACGACCTGCTGCGGGCCTTCGCCCGCGCGCGCTCGGCCCAGGAGGACGGTCCCGGCGAGCAGGCGGCCGCGCTGGTGCGGCTGTGCGACCACTTCCTGGCCTCCGCCCGCAACGCGTACGCCGTCGAGCGGCCCGGCCATCCGGTGGCCGGACTGCTGACGCCGACGGTCTCCGCGGGTACGGTCGCCTCCGAACCGGGCCAGGGGCACCGGCTGTTCACCGCGCAGCACCAGTCGGTGCTGGCGGTCGCGGTGCAGACGGTGCGGGCCGATCCCGCGTCCGTGGGGCTGGTGGCCGATCTGGTGCTGGCGCTGGATCCGGTGCTCGACAGCTCCTTCCTGTGGGGCGCGATGACGCAGCCGGCCCGGCTGATGCTGGCCGTCGCGCGCGAGCGCGGGCAGACGCGGGCGGCGGGACGGCTCGGGTACATGCTGGGCGGGGCCCTTTACCAGCTGACCCAGCTGGACGAGGCGGAGCGGGTGCTGGACGCGGCGGAGCGGGACGCGCGCGGCGCGCGGGACACCGCGGTCCTGACGGAGATCCACAACTGCCAGGGGCTGGTGTGGTACAGCCGGGGCGTGTACGACCGTTCGCTGGAGCTGTCGCTGCTCGCGGTCGAGACCGGGGAGCGGTGCGGCAACGCGTGGGGCAGCGGCAACGCGCGGACCTGCCGCGCCGTCGCACTGGCCGCGGCGGGGCGGCTGGAGGAGGCGGCGGAGTGCGGCCGGGTGAGCATGGCTTCCGCGCGGGCCGCGTCCGATCCGGCCCGGCTGATGTACTCCCTGTACGCGCTGGGGGGCATCGCCCGTCTCCAGGGACGGCCGGACGAGGCCATCGCGGGCCTGCGCGAAGCCACCGAACTGGCCGTGCGCCACGGCTACTCGACCTTCGAGGTGTTCAACCTCGTCGAGGAGACCTTCTGCCATCTGGTGGCGGGCCGGCCCCGGGACGCGGTGGCGACCGGGGAGCGGCTGCTGGAACTGGCCGACAGGAAGGGCTGGCTGTTCGCGCAGGGCCGCGCGCTGCGGCTGATCGGCACGGCGCTGGCCGACCTGGGCGAGCGCGGGCCGGCGCGCGAGCGGCTGACCCGCGCCATCGCCCTCCTCGAACCGCTCCGCCCGACGGAGGCGTCGGAGGCGCGCGCCGTGCTGGACGCCCTCTAG
- a CDS encoding putative quinol monooxygenase — protein MALTVGVLALLEAKPGKEREVEALLDSGRSIVEEEPATRVWYAFRVDASTFGIFDAFEDEAGRRAHLGGRIPAALAELGPELLAKDPDIRPVDVLAVKGG, from the coding sequence ATGGCACTGACCGTGGGGGTTCTGGCCCTGCTGGAGGCGAAGCCCGGCAAGGAGCGGGAGGTGGAGGCGCTGCTCGACAGCGGGCGTTCGATCGTCGAGGAGGAGCCGGCGACGCGGGTCTGGTACGCGTTCCGGGTGGACGCCTCGACGTTCGGCATCTTCGACGCCTTCGAGGACGAGGCGGGCCGACGCGCGCACCTGGGCGGCCGCATCCCGGCGGCGCTGGCCGAGCTCGGCCCGGAGCTGCTCGCGAAGGACCCGGACATCCGCCCCGTGGACGTCCTGGCGGTGAAGGGCGGCTGA
- a CDS encoding zinc-dependent alcohol dehydrogenase family protein: MRAVVFERFGERAEVREVPDPVPAAGGVVVRVEATGLCRSDWHGWMGHDPDIVLPHVPGHELAGVVEAVGAGVTGWRAGDRVTSPFVCACGSCAECAAGQQQVCTRQTQPGFTHWGSFAEYVALEHADVNLVAVPEELSYATAAALGCRFATAYRAVVERGRVAAGEWVAVHGCGGVGLSAVMIAVAAGARVVAVDTAAGALELARRFGAAHAVDATNGDTAAAVREVTGGGAHLSLDALGSPVTAAASVDGLRRRGRHVQVGLLPAAGGGTVLPMERVIGWELEVLGSHGMAAHAYPPMLELVRSGALRPDLLVTSTIPLGAAPAALAAMGTAPGRGMTVVLPGAPGTAG; this comes from the coding sequence GTGCGTGCGGTGGTGTTCGAACGGTTCGGCGAGCGGGCCGAGGTCAGGGAGGTGCCGGACCCGGTGCCCGCGGCGGGCGGTGTCGTGGTGCGGGTGGAGGCCACCGGGCTGTGCCGCAGCGACTGGCACGGGTGGATGGGCCACGATCCGGACATCGTGCTGCCGCACGTGCCGGGCCACGAACTGGCCGGTGTGGTGGAGGCCGTCGGGGCGGGTGTGACCGGCTGGCGGGCCGGGGACCGGGTGACCTCGCCGTTCGTGTGCGCCTGCGGGAGCTGCGCCGAATGCGCGGCCGGCCAGCAGCAGGTGTGTACGCGGCAGACCCAGCCCGGCTTCACGCACTGGGGCTCCTTCGCCGAGTACGTGGCCCTGGAGCACGCCGACGTGAACCTGGTGGCGGTGCCCGAGGAGCTCTCGTACGCGACGGCCGCCGCCCTGGGCTGCCGCTTCGCGACGGCGTACCGGGCGGTGGTCGAGCGGGGGCGCGTCGCGGCGGGCGAGTGGGTCGCGGTGCACGGCTGCGGCGGGGTCGGGCTCTCCGCGGTGATGATCGCGGTGGCGGCGGGGGCCCGGGTCGTCGCGGTGGACACGGCTGCGGGGGCCCTGGAGCTGGCGCGCCGCTTCGGCGCCGCGCACGCGGTGGACGCCACCAACGGCGACACGGCGGCCGCGGTGCGGGAGGTGACCGGCGGGGGCGCGCACCTCTCGCTCGACGCCCTGGGGTCCCCGGTGACGGCGGCCGCCTCGGTGGACGGTCTGCGGCGGCGCGGGCGGCACGTCCAGGTCGGGCTGCTGCCGGCCGCCGGAGGCGGCACGGTGCTGCCGATGGAGCGGGTGATCGGCTGGGAACTGGAGGTGCTGGGGAGCCACGGGATGGCCGCGCACGCGTACCCGCCGATGCTGGAGCTGGTCCGCTCCGGCGCCCTGCGTCCGGACCTGCTGGTCACCTCGACGATCCCGCTCGGCGCGGCCCCGGCGGCCCTCGCGGCGATGGGCACGGCGCCGGGGCGCGGGATGACGGTCGTCCTGCCGGGCGCGCCGGGCACCGCGGGCTGA
- a CDS encoding DMT family transporter, with the protein MGVVLPVLFALFAAFSNALATVLQRRAALTVPQSDGFRFGLVLDLLRRPLWIGGILAVIAAGAGQAVALATGPLSLVQPLFVLELPLALLIASLVTRTRMSGALWLAVGGVVAGLGITLAAASPAGNRTSVPTDRWLLALAACAGAVAVLAVAGLRRSPGRARAGCLGGATAVCYALTAALMKSAVHVLDDGGIGAFLTAWQTYAFGATGICALLLLEHAMQGGPLVASQPALTLGDAGISVALGVLLYEEHLRDGWWLLPQVLGIALICTGVFALSRTGTGAP; encoded by the coding sequence ATGGGCGTCGTACTGCCGGTCCTCTTCGCACTGTTCGCGGCGTTCAGCAACGCGCTCGCCACCGTGCTCCAGCGCCGGGCCGCGCTCACCGTGCCCCAGAGCGACGGCTTCCGGTTCGGTCTGGTCCTCGACCTGCTGCGGCGGCCGCTGTGGATCGGCGGCATCCTGGCCGTGATCGCCGCCGGCGCCGGCCAGGCCGTGGCGCTCGCCACCGGCCCGCTCAGCCTCGTCCAGCCCCTGTTCGTCCTGGAGCTGCCGCTCGCCCTGCTGATCGCCTCGCTCGTGACGCGCACGCGGATGTCCGGAGCGCTGTGGCTGGCGGTGGGCGGGGTGGTGGCCGGGCTCGGGATCACCCTCGCCGCCGCCTCCCCCGCCGGCAACCGCACGTCCGTGCCGACCGACCGCTGGCTGCTGGCCCTGGCGGCCTGCGCGGGCGCGGTGGCCGTCTTGGCGGTGGCCGGGCTTCGCCGGTCCCCCGGCCGGGCCCGGGCCGGCTGCCTGGGCGGCGCCACCGCCGTCTGCTACGCCCTCACCGCCGCCCTGATGAAGTCGGCGGTGCACGTCCTCGACGACGGCGGCATCGGCGCGTTCCTGACCGCCTGGCAGACCTACGCGTTCGGGGCGACCGGCATCTGCGCCCTGCTGCTCCTCGAACACGCCATGCAGGGCGGCCCGCTGGTGGCGTCCCAGCCGGCCCTGACCCTCGGCGACGCGGGCATCAGCGTCGCGCTGGGCGTGCTGCTGTACGAGGAACACCTGCGGGACGGCTGGTGGCTGCTCCCCCAGGTGCTCGGCATCGCGCTGATCTGCACGGGCGTCTTCGCACTGTCCCGCACCGGAACCGGCGCGCCGTGA